A stretch of DNA from Dehalobacterium formicoaceticum:
CGCTCCGCATCCAAAAGCCTGCAGAGATATTCCTCATTCTCGTAATAGTCCTCAAACCGAATACTGTCTACGATCCCTGACGGCGTCCATACCTCATCCGCCCACCGGACGGTTCGCTTTTCGGTATGCAGCTTTGGGCGATAGTGATGAGTCAGTGCCTTAATCCGTTTTGTTAATTCGGTTTCCATCATTCACCTCGTTTTTCCTGCGTTTTGCAATTTTCTGCATATCGCTTCTGAGACAATCGCCCTCCGAGCTATAGCAGATAAATCCATGGGATGGGTACGGGCAGCTGCCGCAGCTTTGGAATGGGCCGCGTGGCCGTTCAGCCGATGGTATTTTGCCTACGGTGACGAGATTGTTTGAATCGTAGCAGGCGGTTTGTTTATTTCTTTTATAGCGTACCAACATGGCTACTCCTTTCCAGAAAACAAAAAAAGCCGGAAAATAAAGTGCGTTTCCGCACTCCAATTCTCCGGCTTTCCGATGCTTTCATTTTTAATGTGATTTTGGTGTATATATAAAAAGGGCGCTAACTTTATCGGCTTTCAATCAGCCTTAAAAATCAGCGCCCTTTTTGGTTTCAGCTCATTCCTTTGATTGTATTTTGAGTGGCGCCCTTTTTCATTTTCTCTGTGCGAAAAAGGGCGCCACTCATGAATGTTCTTACTTGTAGGTTTGAGTCCTGTCTGAGTGAAGCTTTTACCCTAATAAATCTACGAGAAAAGGGCTTCCACTTTTCATCGTGGAAGCCCTCGAAAGGCTTGGATTTACTGGCTTTGTAAGCAATAAATCTTTTTTGCCTTTTGTTTTTGGTGGAGATAAGGGGATTCGAACCCCTGGCCTCCTGAATGCCATTCAGGCGCGATCCCAACTTCGCCATATCCCCAGGATGTTTTGCTAAGTTACAAAACTCATTATATAAAATTGATTAATGCTTGTCAATACTCAAAAATAATTTCTCTCCAAAAACCTATGCTAAACCTATGCTTTAAGGCAAATAAAATACATCCGTTCATCCTGCTCAAGGTTCAATGGTCGGTCCCAAAGATTCGAGACCACTGCTTCTAATTTAAAGCCCATCTTTTCCATTAGTTCCTTCATCATTTCCATGGGATAGCATCTTTGCTGGTGTTCCTCCACATATTTTCGGAAAAGTCCATTTTTTTCTTCAATAAAAAAGGTAAGTTCCATATTCATCAAAGGATTTTGAGAAAAATCATTTTCCCAAAACAGATAAAGGCCTTCCTCTTTCTGCATCCACTCAGCGTCAGCCAGAATATCTTCATAATAATGGGGTGTGCGCAAGTCAAAAATAAAACTCCCCCCAGGCTTAAGGACATGATAAATATTTTTCAAACCCCGTTCCAAAGCGCTTTCATCCGTGAGATAATTTAAAGTATCACAAAGGCAGATCGCACTATCCACCGGCTTCGGCAGCTGAATCTCTTCAATATCCATTTCCAGCAATAAAGAGGAAAGGTTTTTTTCAAATAACCGATCCTGACAGACAGACAGCATCTCCGGGGAATTATCAATGCCAATAACCTGATACCCGCCTTGAACCAAGGGTAGCAGCAGGTTGCCGGTGCCGCAGCCCACATCCAATACCTGATGGGGGACAATATTCAGCTTTTGCCACTGATGTTCCAAACCCCGCACCCAGTCTTGATAATTAACATGTCCCATCAGACGATCATATACAGCTGCCATAGATTGATAGATCATGGCTATTCCTGCTCTCGAAGGTAAGTAAATTTTGCATCGCCCCACAGACGTTCCAGATTATAGTATAAGCGCTCTTCTTCCTGGAAGACATGGACGACCACACCGCCAAAATCCATCAGAATCCAACGGCCTTCCTTTAACCCCTCTATACGTAGAGCCGGCTGTCCTCCGGCCAATTTTACCTCTTCATTGATAAATTCACAAATGGCCTGTACCTGATTGATATTATTCCCGGAGCAAATTACAAAATAGTCGGCAATAAGAGAAATCTCCTGCAAATCCATAATAACAACATTCATGCCTTTCTTTTTTACTGCAGCTTGTGCCGCAATCCTTGATAATTCATAAGAAGTCAAATTTTTTTCTCCTTTCAGATGCACCTGTTTTATTTCCTGATTAAAGATAATTGTTGATACATGAGTGTAGAATTGGGATGAATGACCTGACCTTTTTTTCGAAGCAGATTAAGGGTGCCTTCCAGCGCGTGCTTCAATGCCAGATCAAGGTCATAATAAACCTCCCGACGCAGCTCTTCAACTCCCGGCCAGCGGCGGTTGGGTTCGATTAAATCCGCCAAATATATAATCTTATCCAATAAAGAGAGATGCTCACCCCCCACTGTATGTTTAGCGATGGCATCTAAGACTTCCTGATCCTGTATGCCCAGTTCCTTCTTTACCAGCAAAGCACCAACGGGAGCATGAAGCACCACGGGATGAATCCGCTCTTCCCTTAATATGGTTAAACCATAATTTGTTGCCATCTCTAATAGCTCTTCCGGAGGATATTCCCGGGCATAATCATGAAGCATACCGGCCAGCCAGGCTTTTTCCGGATCAGCACCCCAAAATTCTGCCAATTTCTGAGCAGTTTCTGCCACCCCTAAGGCATGACGATAACGAGGAGTGGATAACTTTTCTTTAATCACCCTCTGATATGCCATATGTGTCTTATCTGCCCTATCTGTCATAAATTTTTGCCCCATCCTGTTATTTCCCTTTATTAAATACCCTATCAACTAATTCCATATTAACCCGGATTTTTCCTCCCAAAAGATAAGTAAACCTCCTTTTTTCTTTTACTAAAGGAGGTTAAGAATTTTTTATACTTTCAAAAAGTATAAATTAAAAAGGTTGATGCCAAGAACTCTGTTGATCATTCTCGGGGTTTTGCCTCACTCACAGTAAGAACTCGTCCGGAAAACTCCCGTCCGTTCATCGCTTCAATCATTTTCTCTACATCTTCATCATTGACCTCAACAAAACCAAAGCCCTTGCTGCGCCCGGTTTCCCGATCCGTAATAATTCGACTGTTCATAACCTCACCATGTGCGCCAAAGGCTGTTGTTAATTCTTCTGATTTAGTCGACCAGGGCAAATTCCCTACATATAGTGTCCGCATTATTCTTCACCTCACAAGTAACATTTATAACTATTATTTACCCGGAGATGAAGAATATACTTCCCGATATAAATCATGTTGATAAATATAATTCTCCACCGGTTCCGGCAACAAATATTTAATAGGACGGTGTTCGGCCACCCGCCTGCGAATATCCGAGGAGGAAATCGCCAATGCAGGAACTTCCATAAAAATTATCTTCCGGATGAATTTATCCGGCAGTTGGTGCAGATCATCTAAATGGAATCCTGGTCTGGTTGCCGCAATAAACTGACAATATTCCATCAACTTATCTACATTCTTCCATGTAATAATTTCTAAAATTGCATCGGCACCGGTAATGAAATAGAGCTCCGCATCCGAACCATATTGTTCCACAAATTGGGACATGGTATCAATGGCATAAGAATATCCCGGCCGATCCAATTCCACTCGGGAAATTTGAAAATAAGGATTGCTTTTCACTGCCAATTCAGTCATGTTATATCGATGTTCCGCCGCCGTGATTTGCCGTTCTTTTTTATGAGGCGGACGTCCCGAGGGAACAAAGATAACCTTGTCCAGTTTGTACCCGTAGCGGGCAGCCTCTGCAGTTACCAAATGACCGTAATGGATAGGGTCAAAGGTACCTCCCATAATACCGATTGCTTTATTCATAGCTCCGCCTTATTCCCGATTTTGTCATCACGATAACAAAATCCTTGTTTTAAATAAAGAATGAATACTCAAGGCAGTTCAATTTGAGGCTTCTTTTCCGACCTGCGAAAAAGAAGGATATTCCTCCCAATAACCTGAACCAATTCGGCATTGATGGCGGAAACGATTTCATTCCCTGCTTCTCTGGGATCCTCATCGCTGTTGGACAGCACCTTAACCTTAATCAGTTCCCGGGCTTCCAAAGCATCACTCAGTTGTTTGATCAGGTTTTCGTTTAAACCACCCTTACCGATTTGAAAAATAGGATCAATCCCTGTGCCTAAAGCACGTAAATACCTGCGTTGTTTTCCAGTCAGCATAGTTTACCGACACTTAGCCGGAACCACACCTCCCCCTCACATTAATTTAGGCTATTATATCACATTTTTCTTATTTACCCAATCATTTAATATCTTTCTCCGATCCTTTCAACCTTACGTCCGGATGTTCAAAAAGCAGGTCTGAAAAGACCTGCCATAATTAGTCCGCAAAATCGAATTCCAAAGAACTGATCTGGATTACATCTCCTGCCTTTGCCCCTTTTTCTCTTAATGCTTGATCCAAACCCATAACCTTAAAAATACGTTGCAGCCTGCGCACTGCCGCATCATTATTAAAATCGGTCATGGCTACATGCTTCTCCACTTCTTCACCGGAGACGACAAAAAATCCTGCATCATTTCGAGAGATTTTAAATCTCTCTTGGGGAATTACTTTTACCTGTCTGATTTCCGTTTCCACCGGTGCTGGGATTTCTTTTTCTGCGGTGCGCACTAGCTCCAAAGCACGTTGAATTAAGGGCTCTAACCCTTTTCCCGTAACGGCAGATATGGGGAAGACCTCATAACCTGGTCCAATTTTATCCTTAAATTCCAATAAACGTTCTTCCCCGCCGGGAAGATCCATTTTATTGGCCGCAACAATTTGAGGACGATGGGACAAATCTTCTTTATAGGCCTTTAACTCCTGATTAATAATGGCAAAATCCTCCCACGGGGTACGATCAGGCTGCTCGGAGATATCCACCACATGGATCAATACCTTAGTTCGTTCCAAATGGCGCAAGAAATGATGCCCCAGGCCCGCTCCGGTATGGGCCCCTTCAATCAACCCGGGAATATCTGCCCAAACGAAACTTTCCCCTTCCCCCACCCGTACCATGCCTAAGTTAGGGGATAATGTTGTAAAAGGATAATCAGCAATTTTCGGTTTAGCAGCAGAGACACGAGATATCAGCGTTGATTTGCCGG
This window harbors:
- a CDS encoding class I SAM-dependent DNA methyltransferase, which translates into the protein MIYQSMAAVYDRLMGHVNYQDWVRGLEHQWQKLNIVPHQVLDVGCGTGNLLLPLVQGGYQVIGIDNSPEMLSVCQDRLFEKNLSSLLLEMDIEEIQLPKPVDSAICLCDTLNYLTDESALERGLKNIYHVLKPGGSFIFDLRTPHYYEDILADAEWMQKEEGLYLFWENDFSQNPLMNMELTFFIEEKNGLFRKYVEEHQQRCYPMEMMKELMEKMGFKLEAVVSNLWDRPLNLEQDERMYFICLKA
- the rsfS gene encoding ribosome silencing factor: MTSYELSRIAAQAAVKKKGMNVVIMDLQEISLIADYFVICSGNNINQVQAICEFINEEVKLAGGQPALRIEGLKEGRWILMDFGGVVVHVFQEEERLYYNLERLWGDAKFTYLREQE
- the yqeK gene encoding bis(5'-nucleosyl)-tetraphosphatase (symmetrical) YqeK; translation: MTDRADKTHMAYQRVIKEKLSTPRYRHALGVAETAQKLAEFWGADPEKAWLAGMLHDYAREYPPEELLEMATNYGLTILREERIHPVVLHAPVGALLVKKELGIQDQEVLDAIAKHTVGGEHLSLLDKIIYLADLIEPNRRWPGVEELRREVYYDLDLALKHALEGTLNLLRKKGQVIHPNSTLMYQQLSLIRK
- a CDS encoding RNA recognition motif domain-containing protein; its protein translation is MRTLYVGNLPWSTKSEELTTAFGAHGEVMNSRIITDRETGRSKGFGFVEVNDEDVEKMIEAMNGREFSGRVLTVSEAKPRE
- the nadD gene encoding nicotinate-nucleotide adenylyltransferase, which encodes MNKAIGIMGGTFDPIHYGHLVTAEAARYGYKLDKVIFVPSGRPPHKKERQITAAEHRYNMTELAVKSNPYFQISRVELDRPGYSYAIDTMSQFVEQYGSDAELYFITGADAILEIITWKNVDKLMEYCQFIAATRPGFHLDDLHQLPDKFIRKIIFMEVPALAISSSDIRRRVAEHRPIKYLLPEPVENYIYQHDLYREVYSSSPGK
- the yhbY gene encoding ribosome assembly RNA-binding protein YhbY, with protein sequence MLTGKQRRYLRALGTGIDPIFQIGKGGLNENLIKQLSDALEARELIKVKVLSNSDEDPREAGNEIVSAINAELVQVIGRNILLFRRSEKKPQIELP
- the obgE gene encoding GTPase ObgE, which encodes MFYDRAKIYVKGGDGGNGIVAFRREKYIPEGGPCGGDGGKGGNVIIEADEGLRTLIDFKYRQHYKGERGQHGQGKGMHGKKGTDLTMRVPLGTVVRDAETGELVADIVSQGQKVIVAKGGRGGRGNTRFVSSNNRVPDFAENGEPGRERWLILELKLLADVGLVGFPNAGKSTLISRVSAAKPKIADYPFTTLSPNLGMVRVGEGESFVWADIPGLIEGAHTGAGLGHHFLRHLERTKVLIHVVDISEQPDRTPWEDFAIINQELKAYKEDLSHRPQIVAANKMDLPGGEERLLEFKDKIGPGYEVFPISAVTGKGLEPLIQRALELVRTAEKEIPAPVETEIRQVKVIPQERFKISRNDAGFFVVSGEEVEKHVAMTDFNNDAAVRRLQRIFKVMGLDQALREKGAKAGDVIQISSLEFDFAD